Proteins from one Pagrus major chromosome 1, Pma_NU_1.0 genomic window:
- the dctpp1 gene encoding glutamyl-tRNA(Gln) amidotransferase subunit B, mitochondrial, whose protein sequence is MMATNGINGDASVSSNGSNGAFAKKSHSPEVNGAATEASCHPKLLNGGAGRAERFTFTPEPTIEDIRRMQAEFTDERDWNQFHQPRNLLLAMVGEVGEVAELFQWRGEVAEGLPDWTESEREHLAQELSDVMIYLVELAEKCRVDLPQAVLRKMALNRQKYPASKVQGSAKKYTEYKD, encoded by the coding sequence ATGATGGCAACAAACGGAATAAATGGCGACGCATCAGTGTCGTCAAATGGCAGCAACGGTGCTTTTGCTAAGAAGTCACACTCACCTGAGGTAAACGGAGCGGCAACCGAGGCGTCATGTCACCCCAAGCTCCTGAACGGTGGAGCCGGGCGGGCCGAGAGGTTCACCTTCACCCCCGAGCCCACCATTGAGGACATCAGGCGGATGCAAGCGGAGTTCACGGACGAGCGGGACTGGAACCAGTTCCACCAGCCCCGGAACCTGCTGCTGGCCATGGTCGGAGAGGTGGGAGAGGTGGCGGAGCTCTTCCAGTGGCGCGGGGAGGTGGCCGAGGGCCTTCCGGACTGGACCGAGTCGGAGCGGGAGCACCTGGCACAAGAACTCAGCGATGTGATGATCTACCTGGTGGAGCTGGCCGAGAAGTGTCGCGTAGACCTTCCCCAAGCGGTGCTACGTAAAATGGCCCTGAACCGACAGAAGTACCCCGCCAGCAAGGTGCAAGGATCGGCCAAGAAGTACACTGAATACAAGGACTGA